The sequence below is a genomic window from Streptomyces sp. NBC_00582.
ATCAACCGGCTCACCGCCGGTGCGTCGCACGTAGAGGATGTTGAACTCCTCGCGGCTCCGCGCGGTGCTGGAGGCCGGGCCTGCCTCGCGACCGCCGACGCTGCCCCGGCACGACGGTGGTTCTGGAGTCCACAACCTTTCCCGGCACTACGAGGAACTGCCGCTGCCGATCCTGGCGGACGCCTCGGGCCTCAAAAGCGGAGGGTGGACTTCCGGGCGGGATTCAGTCCCCAGCGCATCCTCGCCGCCGTGCGGCACGGGCAACCGGCTCGGGACCGAACGGTGCTCCTCCTCAGTAGCGGAGCCGGAACATTGCGCGCTCCCTGAAGTCGCCGGCCGTCGCGGCCGTCGCCAGCCGGCCCGCGAAGCGCTCGTAGGCCTCGTACTCGCCAGCGGTAAGGCCAACGCGCCTGGCGCCTGCGGCGAAGCGGGCCGGAGCTAGCGCGGCGGCCAGTACTTCGACGTCTTCGTCGGGGGCCAGGTTCAAGACCGCCACCGTCCGCTCGACCATGCCTGCGTAGTCGCCCGGACCTGCGACTCTCTCGATGTCCGCGAATCCGTCGGGGTGATGTGTGACCTGGAACGACGGGTTGGCTTTTGCGCCGGCGCGCAAAGTTCGTCGTACCCGCCTGAGGCCGCGCAGGTCCTCCTCGGCCACGGTGACGGGGTGGAGCGGGACGAGGCGTCTGCCGTCCGGGGCGCGGAGTCTGCTGCCGTGCGCAGGTTCACCGTCGATGTCACGCAACGCCCGGCGGGTCCGCAGGATTTCGGGGAACGCGTGGTGCACGTTGCTCCAGGCGTCCAGCGAGCCCATTGCGTCCAGGCCCGTCAGCCTCTCCAGGCCGACAGGGTAGGCGGGCGCGACGTCGTCGGCGATGCCGTTCCGCCGCGCCGCCCAGGCGGCATGGTACGGCGCCAGCAGGCGTTCACCGGTCATGTAGAAGTCGTACAGCCACTGGGGGTCCTGCGGGATGAGGCGAAGTGTGGCGGTCACCGGGGTTCTCCCTTACGGCAGTTGAAGCGCCACGACCCGATCGGGGCAATGACCACTCCGAATAACGTCACATTGACATTAAATCATGTCACTGCGACGAAATCAGTCGCGGCGGATGGGTGTAAGCCTGTCGATGCGCGCGGGAGAGAGGTCGTGCCGCAAGCGGTGCTCGTGAAGCGCGAGCACCGCAAGGACGTGCCGGGCCAGGGCGCGGACACTCGCCCACGTAAGGAATGGATCGCGGGTTGTCCCTGACGATGTGCCCTCCGCCTTCGAGGAGTCAGACGCCAGCCGTCTACGATGGGCCTGCATATACGCTGGCGGGAGGGAGTCGGGGCCATGCGGCGGCTGGGGGATCTTGAGGCCGAGATCATGGACCGGCTCTGGAGCTGGAAGCGTCCGGCAACGGTGCGCGAGATAGTCGACGACATCAACGAGACTCGGCCGGTCGCCTACACCACGGTGATGACCGTGACGAACATCCTGTACACCAAAGGCTGGTTGCTGCGCGTCAAGCAGGGCCGGGCCTGGGTGTACACCCCGGTCCGCAGCCGGGAGGCGTACGCAGCCGCGCTCATGGAGGACGGTTTGGGTGCGAGTCAGGACCGGCCGGCCGCACTGGTCCACTTCGTCGAGAACATGTCCGCCGACGAGGTCGCCGCCTTGCGCAAGGCCCTGCGGAACGTGAGCCGGCAGTCCAGGGCGAATCAGTGAACACGGCCCCTGCCCTGGTCGGATACACGGCAGCGGTGGGGTTCGTCGCCCCGCGTGTTCTGCTGCGCAGCAGTTGGCCACACCGGGCTCCCGCCCTGGCGGCGGCAGTGTGGCATGCCGTGGCGGTCTCGTTCTCCATCGCTGTCGCGCTCAGTGCGGCAAGTCTGGTGATGCCGAACGACCACCTGCACGCGGG
It includes:
- a CDS encoding BlaI/MecI/CopY family transcriptional regulator, translating into MRRLGDLEAEIMDRLWSWKRPATVREIVDDINETRPVAYTTVMTVTNILYTKGWLLRVKQGRAWVYTPVRSREAYAAALMEDGLGASQDRPAALVHFVENMSADEVAALRKALRNVSRQSRANQ